The following are encoded together in the Molothrus ater isolate BHLD 08-10-18 breed brown headed cowbird unplaced genomic scaffold, BPBGC_Mater_1.1 matUn_MA147, whole genome shotgun sequence genome:
- the LOC118701204 gene encoding DNA-directed RNA polymerase II subunit RPB1-like isoform X13: protein MGSSNQGPPSQPLRATEIRDDVRVALGNPAPRTCPAPPHLPGSDTPRTRPGHAQDTPRTRPGHAQNAPKWARPGHAQDTPPKMGTPRRRPPGNSHAQDTPRTPGHAQDTPRTYPGCAQDTPRTPGHAQDTPRTRPWTPGHTQDTPMDTWTRPGHAHGHLNTPTETWTRPGHVQDTPRTRSRTPGHTQDTPWTPGHAHGHLDTPRTRPGHAQDTLTDTWTRPGHAQDTPMDMGVGRGRHGEGERWGWVPVSTWTHPDTPGHTWTQLDTPGHTWTHLTHLTHTCTPL, encoded by the exons ATGGGCTCGAGCAATCAGGGACCCCCGAGCCAGCCCCTTAGAGCGACCGAAATCAGGGATGACGTCAGAGTAGCGCTAGGAAACCCCGCCCCCCGCACCTGCCCCGCCCCCCCGCACCTGCCGGGCTCGGACACGCCCAGGACACGCCCAGGACACGCCCAGGACACGCCCAGGACACGCCCAGGACACGCCCAGAACGCGCCCAAATGGGCACGTCCAGGACACGCCCAGGACACGCCCCCCAAAATGGGCACGCCCAGGAGACGCCCCCCGGGAAATAGCCACGCCCAGGACACGCCCAGGACACCTGGACACGCCCAGGACACGCCCAGGACGTACCCAGGATGTGCCCAGGACACGCCCAGGACACCTGGACACGCCCAGGACACGCCCAGGACACGCCCATGGACAC CTGGACACACCCAGGACACGCCCATGGACACCTGGACACGCCCAGGACACGCCCATGGACACCTGAACACGCCCACAGAGACCTGGACACGCCCAGGACACGTCCAGGACACGCCCAGGACACGCTCACGGACACCTGGACACACGCAGGACACGCCCTGGACACCTGGACACGCTCACGGACACCTGGACACGCCCAGGACACGCCCAGGACACGCCCAGGACACGCTCACGGACACCTGGACACGCCCAGGACACGCCCAGGACACGCCCATGGAcatgggggtggggaggggcaggcatggggagggggagaggtgGGGGTGGGTACCTGTGAGCACCTGGACACACCCAgacacacctggacacacctggacacagctggacacacctggacacacctggacacac CTGACACACCTGACACACACCTGTACACCCCTGTAa
- the LOC118701204 gene encoding mucin-2-like isoform X3: MGSSNQGPPSQPLRATEIRDDVRVALGNPAPRTCPAPPHLPGSDTPRTRPGHAQDTPRTRPGHAQNAPKWARPGHAQDTPPKMGTPRRRPPGNSHAQDTPRTPGHAQDTPRTYPGCAQDTPRTPGHAQDTPRTRPWTPGHAQDTPRTSGHPHGHLDTPRTRPWTPEHAHRDLDTPRTRPGHAQDTLTDTWTHAGHALDTWTRSRTPGHAQDTPRTRPGHAHGHLDTPRTRPGHAHGHGGGEGQAWGGGEVGVGTCEHLDTPRHTWTHLDTAGHTWTHLDTPEHTCTHLHTHLYTPACTCAHLCTPEHTCTHTVHSCTHLRTPVCICDTCTHRYTAAQTLTHLCTPVCTCAYLCTPAHAYTYMYTPAHTCSHRYAAAQAFTHLCTPVHVHTYIHTPAHAHTPLCTCVYPCTPVHTYAYLYTPARPCAHLYRQTHGCTVIDTPAHTCIHTGTHRYRAAQTLIHLHTHAHTCTHTGTHRYMGAQNIYTHVHACTHLHAPVHTWTCCTHLYTAHTVSSAHLHTPEHTCTHLSTPARTCMHLHTPEHTCTHLTHLHTPALHTCTHLHIPDAADTPAHT; this comes from the exons ATGGGCTCGAGCAATCAGGGACCCCCGAGCCAGCCCCTTAGAGCGACCGAAATCAGGGATGACGTCAGAGTAGCGCTAGGAAACCCCGCCCCCCGCACCTGCCCCGCCCCCCCGCACCTGCCGGGCTCGGACACGCCCAGGACACGCCCAGGACACGCCCAGGACACGCCCAGGACACGCCCAGGACACGCCCAGAACGCGCCCAAATGGGCACGTCCAGGACACGCCCAGGACACGCCCCCCAAAATGGGCACGCCCAGGAGACGCCCCCCGGGAAATAGCCACGCCCAGGACACGCCCAGGACACCTGGACACGCCCAGGACACGCCCAGGACGTACCCAGGATGTGCCCAGGACACGCCCAGGACACCTGGACACGCCCAGGACACGCCCAGGACACGCCCATGGACACCTGGACACGCCCAGGACACGCCCAGGACATCTGGACACCCCCATGGACACCTGGACACACCCAGGACACGCCCATGGACAC CTGAACACGCCCACAGAGACCTGGACACGCCCAGGACACGTCCAGGACACGCCCAGGACACGCTCACGGACACCTGGACACACGCAGGACACGCCCTGGACACCTGGACACGCTCACGGACACCTGGACACGCCCAGGACACGCCCAGGACACGCCCAGGACACGCTCACGGACACCTGGACACGCCCAGGACACGCCCAGGACACGCCCATGGAcatgggggtggggaggggcaggcatggggagggggagaggtgGGGGTGGGTACCTGTGAGCACCTGGACACACCCAgacacacctggacacacctggacacagctggacacacctggacacacctggacacacctgAACACACCTGTACACATCTACATACACATCTGTACACACCTGCATGCACCTGcgcacacctgtgcacacctgaacacacctgtacacacacTGTACACAGCTGTACACACCTGCGCACACCTGTGTGCATCTGTgacacctgcacacacaggtaCACTGCTGCACAAACATtgacacacctgtgcacacctgtgtgCACTTGCGCGTACCTGTGCACACCTGCACACGCTTATACATACATgtacacacctgcacacacctgctcACACAGGTACGCTGCTGCACAGGCATtcacacacctgtgcacacctgtgcaCGTCCATACCTACATACACACACCTGCACACGCCCACACACCGCTGTGCACCTGCGTGTACCCGTGCACACCTGTACACACTTACGCGTACCTGTACACACCTGCACGCCCCTGTGCACACCTGTACAGACAAACACACGGCTGCACAGTCATtgacacacctgcacacacctgtatacacacaggaacacacaggtacagagctgcacagacatTGATACAcctgcacacacatgcacacacctgtacacacacAGGTACACACAGGTACATGGGTGCACAAAACATTTACACACATGTACATGCCTGTACACACCTGCATgcac ctgtacacacctggACTTGctgcacacacctgtacacaGCACATACTGTAAGCTCAGctcacctgcacacacctgagcacacctgcacacac ctgagcacacctgcaCGCACCTGCAtgcacctgcacacacctgagcacacctgcaCGCAC Ctgacacacctgcacacac CTGCactgcacacctgcacacacctgcacataCCTGACGCAGCTGAcacacctgctcacacctga
- the LOC118701204 gene encoding mucin-2-like isoform X2 yields MGSSNQGPPSQPLRATEIRDDVRVALGNPAPRTCPAPPHLPGSDTPRTRPGHAQDTPRTRPGHAQNAPKWARPGHAQDTPPKMGTPRRRPPGNSHAQDTPRTPGHAQDTPRTYPGCAQDTPRTPGHAQDTPRTRPWTPGHAQDTPRTSGHPHGHLDTPRTRPWTPEHAHRDLDTPRTRPGHAQDTLTDTWTHAGHALDTWTRSRTPGHAQDTPRTRPGHAHGHLDTPRTRPGHAHGHGGGEGQAWGGGEVGVGTCEHLDTPRHTWTHLDTAGHTWTHLDTPEHTCTHLHTHLYTPACTCAHLCTPEHTCTHTVHSCTHLRTPVCICDTCTHRYTAAQTLTHLCTPVCTCAYLCTPAHAYTYMYTPAHTCSHRYAAAQAFTHLCTPVHVHTYIHTPAHAHTPLCTCVYPCTPVHTYAYLYTPARPCAHLYRQTHGCTVIDTPAHTCIHTGTHRYRAAQTLIHLHTHAHTCTHTGTHRYMGAQNIYTHVHACTHLHAPVHTWTCCTHLYTAHTVSSAHLHTPEHTCTHLSTPARTCMHLYTPVHTCTHLRTPEHTCTHLYSLHKPARTCTHLNTPVNTCTCYEHTCIHLRTPAHT; encoded by the exons ATGGGCTCGAGCAATCAGGGACCCCCGAGCCAGCCCCTTAGAGCGACCGAAATCAGGGATGACGTCAGAGTAGCGCTAGGAAACCCCGCCCCCCGCACCTGCCCCGCCCCCCCGCACCTGCCGGGCTCGGACACGCCCAGGACACGCCCAGGACACGCCCAGGACACGCCCAGGACACGCCCAGGACACGCCCAGAACGCGCCCAAATGGGCACGTCCAGGACACGCCCAGGACACGCCCCCCAAAATGGGCACGCCCAGGAGACGCCCCCCGGGAAATAGCCACGCCCAGGACACGCCCAGGACACCTGGACACGCCCAGGACACGCCCAGGACGTACCCAGGATGTGCCCAGGACACGCCCAGGACACCTGGACACGCCCAGGACACGCCCAGGACACGCCCATGGACACCTGGACACGCCCAGGACACGCCCAGGACATCTGGACACCCCCATGGACACCTGGACACACCCAGGACACGCCCATGGACAC CTGAACACGCCCACAGAGACCTGGACACGCCCAGGACACGTCCAGGACACGCCCAGGACACGCTCACGGACACCTGGACACACGCAGGACACGCCCTGGACACCTGGACACGCTCACGGACACCTGGACACGCCCAGGACACGCCCAGGACACGCCCAGGACACGCTCACGGACACCTGGACACGCCCAGGACACGCCCAGGACACGCCCATGGAcatgggggtggggaggggcaggcatggggagggggagaggtgGGGGTGGGTACCTGTGAGCACCTGGACACACCCAgacacacctggacacacctggacacagctggacacacctggacacacctggacacacctgAACACACCTGTACACATCTACATACACATCTGTACACACCTGCATGCACCTGcgcacacctgtgcacacctgaacacacctgtacacacacTGTACACAGCTGTACACACCTGCGCACACCTGTGTGCATCTGTgacacctgcacacacaggtaCACTGCTGCACAAACATtgacacacctgtgcacacctgtgtgCACTTGCGCGTACCTGTGCACACCTGCACACGCTTATACATACATgtacacacctgcacacacctgctcACACAGGTACGCTGCTGCACAGGCATtcacacacctgtgcacacctgtgcaCGTCCATACCTACATACACACACCTGCACACGCCCACACACCGCTGTGCACCTGCGTGTACCCGTGCACACCTGTACACACTTACGCGTACCTGTACACACCTGCACGCCCCTGTGCACACCTGTACAGACAAACACACGGCTGCACAGTCATtgacacacctgcacacacctgtatacacacaggaacacacaggtacagagctgcacagacatTGATACAcctgcacacacatgcacacacctgtacacacacAGGTACACACAGGTACATGGGTGCACAAAACATTTACACACATGTACATGCCTGTACACACCTGCATgcac ctgtacacacctggACTTGctgcacacacctgtacacaGCACATACTGTAAGCTCAGctcacctgcacacacctgagcacacctgcacacac ctgagcacacctgcaCGCACCTGCATgcacctgtacacacctgtacacacctgcacacacctgcgcacacctgagcacacctgcacacacctgtacTCACTGCACAAACCTGCACGCACCTGTACGCACCTGAACACACCTGTAAACACCTGCACATGCTATGAACACACCTGTATACACCTGcgcacacctgcacacacctga
- the LOC118701204 gene encoding mucin-2-like isoform X4, with the protein MGSSNQGPPSQPLRATEIRDDVRVALGNPAPRTCPAPPHLPGSDTPRTRPGHAQDTPRTRPGHAQNAPKWARPGHAQDTPPKMGTPRRRPPGNSHAQDTPRTPGHAQDTPRTYPGCAQDTPRTPGHAQDTPRTRPWTPGHAQDTPRTSGHPHGHLDTPRTRPWTPEHAHRDLDTPRTRPGHAQDTLTDTWTHAGHALDTWTRSRTPGHAQDTPRTRPGHAHGHLDTPRTRPGHAHGHGGGEGQAWGGGEVGVGTCEHLDTPRHTWTHLDTAGHTWTHLDTPEHTCTHLHTHLYTPACTCAHLCTPEHTCTHTVHSCTHLRTPVCICDTCTHRYTAAQTLTHLCTPVCTCAYLCTPAHAYTYMYTPAHTCSHRYAAAQAFTHLCTPVHVHTYIHTPAHAHTPLCTCVYPCTPVHTYAYLYTPARPCAHLYRQTHGCTVIDTPAHTCIHTGTHRYRAAQTLIHLHTHAHTCTHTGTHRYMGAQNIYTHVHACTHLHAPVHTWTCCTHLYTAHTVSSAHLHTPEHTCAHLSTPEHTCTHLYSLHKPARTCTHLNTPVNTCTCYEHTCIHLRTPAHT; encoded by the exons ATGGGCTCGAGCAATCAGGGACCCCCGAGCCAGCCCCTTAGAGCGACCGAAATCAGGGATGACGTCAGAGTAGCGCTAGGAAACCCCGCCCCCCGCACCTGCCCCGCCCCCCCGCACCTGCCGGGCTCGGACACGCCCAGGACACGCCCAGGACACGCCCAGGACACGCCCAGGACACGCCCAGGACACGCCCAGAACGCGCCCAAATGGGCACGTCCAGGACACGCCCAGGACACGCCCCCCAAAATGGGCACGCCCAGGAGACGCCCCCCGGGAAATAGCCACGCCCAGGACACGCCCAGGACACCTGGACACGCCCAGGACACGCCCAGGACGTACCCAGGATGTGCCCAGGACACGCCCAGGACACCTGGACACGCCCAGGACACGCCCAGGACACGCCCATGGACACCTGGACACGCCCAGGACACGCCCAGGACATCTGGACACCCCCATGGACACCTGGACACACCCAGGACACGCCCATGGACAC CTGAACACGCCCACAGAGACCTGGACACGCCCAGGACACGTCCAGGACACGCCCAGGACACGCTCACGGACACCTGGACACACGCAGGACACGCCCTGGACACCTGGACACGCTCACGGACACCTGGACACGCCCAGGACACGCCCAGGACACGCCCAGGACACGCTCACGGACACCTGGACACGCCCAGGACACGCCCAGGACACGCCCATGGAcatgggggtggggaggggcaggcatggggagggggagaggtgGGGGTGGGTACCTGTGAGCACCTGGACACACCCAgacacacctggacacacctggacacagctggacacacctggacacacctggacacacctgAACACACCTGTACACATCTACATACACATCTGTACACACCTGCATGCACCTGcgcacacctgtgcacacctgaacacacctgtacacacacTGTACACAGCTGTACACACCTGCGCACACCTGTGTGCATCTGTgacacctgcacacacaggtaCACTGCTGCACAAACATtgacacacctgtgcacacctgtgtgCACTTGCGCGTACCTGTGCACACCTGCACACGCTTATACATACATgtacacacctgcacacacctgctcACACAGGTACGCTGCTGCACAGGCATtcacacacctgtgcacacctgtgcaCGTCCATACCTACATACACACACCTGCACACGCCCACACACCGCTGTGCACCTGCGTGTACCCGTGCACACCTGTACACACTTACGCGTACCTGTACACACCTGCACGCCCCTGTGCACACCTGTACAGACAAACACACGGCTGCACAGTCATtgacacacctgcacacacctgtatacacacaggaacacacaggtacagagctgcacagacatTGATACAcctgcacacacatgcacacacctgtacacacacAGGTACACACAGGTACATGGGTGCACAAAACATTTACACACATGTACATGCCTGTACACACCTGCATgcac ctgtacacacctggACTTGctgcacacacctgtacacaGCACATACTGTAAGCTCAGctcacctgcacacacctgagcacac ctgcgcacacctgagcacacctgagcacac ctgcacacacctgtacTCACTGCACAAACCTGCACGCACCTGTACGCACCTGAACACACCTGTAAACACCTGCACATGCTATGAACACACCTGTATACACCTGcgcacacctgcacacacctga
- the LOC118701204 gene encoding mucin-2-like isoform X6, with the protein MGSSNQGPPSQPLRATEIRDDVRVALGNPAPRTCPAPPHLPGSDTPRTRPGHAQDTPRTRPGHAQNAPKWARPGHAQDTPPKMGTPRRRPPGNSHAQDTPRTPGHAQDTPRTYPGCAQDTPRTPGHAQDTPRTRPWTPGHAQDTPRTSGHPHGHLDTPRTRPWTPEHAHRDLDTPRTRPGHAQDTLTDTWTHAGHALDTWTRSRTPGHAQDTPRTRPGHAHGHLDTPRTRPGHAHGHGGGEGQAWGGGEVGVGTCEHLDTPRHTWTHLDTAGHTWTHLDTPEHTCTHLHTHLYTPACTCAHLCTPEHTCTHTVHSCTHLRTPVCICDTCTHRYTAAQTLTHLCTPVCTCAYLCTPAHAYTYMYTPAHTCSHRYAAAQAFTHLCTPVHVHTYIHTPAHAHTPLCTCVYPCTPVHTYAYLYTPARPCAHLYRQTHGCTVIDTPAHTCIHTGTHRYRAAQTLIHLHTHAHTCTHTGTHRYMGAQNIYTHVHACTHLHAPVHTWTCCTHLYTAHTVSSAHLHTPEHTCAHLSTPEHTCTHLHAPAHT; encoded by the exons ATGGGCTCGAGCAATCAGGGACCCCCGAGCCAGCCCCTTAGAGCGACCGAAATCAGGGATGACGTCAGAGTAGCGCTAGGAAACCCCGCCCCCCGCACCTGCCCCGCCCCCCCGCACCTGCCGGGCTCGGACACGCCCAGGACACGCCCAGGACACGCCCAGGACACGCCCAGGACACGCCCAGGACACGCCCAGAACGCGCCCAAATGGGCACGTCCAGGACACGCCCAGGACACGCCCCCCAAAATGGGCACGCCCAGGAGACGCCCCCCGGGAAATAGCCACGCCCAGGACACGCCCAGGACACCTGGACACGCCCAGGACACGCCCAGGACGTACCCAGGATGTGCCCAGGACACGCCCAGGACACCTGGACACGCCCAGGACACGCCCAGGACACGCCCATGGACACCTGGACACGCCCAGGACACGCCCAGGACATCTGGACACCCCCATGGACACCTGGACACACCCAGGACACGCCCATGGACAC CTGAACACGCCCACAGAGACCTGGACACGCCCAGGACACGTCCAGGACACGCCCAGGACACGCTCACGGACACCTGGACACACGCAGGACACGCCCTGGACACCTGGACACGCTCACGGACACCTGGACACGCCCAGGACACGCCCAGGACACGCCCAGGACACGCTCACGGACACCTGGACACGCCCAGGACACGCCCAGGACACGCCCATGGAcatgggggtggggaggggcaggcatggggagggggagaggtgGGGGTGGGTACCTGTGAGCACCTGGACACACCCAgacacacctggacacacctggacacagctggacacacctggacacacctggacacacctgAACACACCTGTACACATCTACATACACATCTGTACACACCTGCATGCACCTGcgcacacctgtgcacacctgaacacacctgtacacacacTGTACACAGCTGTACACACCTGCGCACACCTGTGTGCATCTGTgacacctgcacacacaggtaCACTGCTGCACAAACATtgacacacctgtgcacacctgtgtgCACTTGCGCGTACCTGTGCACACCTGCACACGCTTATACATACATgtacacacctgcacacacctgctcACACAGGTACGCTGCTGCACAGGCATtcacacacctgtgcacacctgtgcaCGTCCATACCTACATACACACACCTGCACACGCCCACACACCGCTGTGCACCTGCGTGTACCCGTGCACACCTGTACACACTTACGCGTACCTGTACACACCTGCACGCCCCTGTGCACACCTGTACAGACAAACACACGGCTGCACAGTCATtgacacacctgcacacacctgtatacacacaggaacacacaggtacagagctgcacagacatTGATACAcctgcacacacatgcacacacctgtacacacacAGGTACACACAGGTACATGGGTGCACAAAACATTTACACACATGTACATGCCTGTACACACCTGCATgcac ctgtacacacctggACTTGctgcacacacctgtacacaGCACATACTGTAAGCTCAGctcacctgcacacacctgagcacac ctgcgcacacctgagcacacctgagcacacctgcaCGCACCTGCAtgcacctgcacacacctga
- the LOC118701204 gene encoding TRIO and F-actin-binding protein-like isoform X8: protein MGSSNQGPPSQPLRATEIRDDVRVALGNPAPRTCPAPPHLPGSDTPRTRPGHAQDTPRTRPGHAQNAPKWARPGHAQDTPPKMGTPRRRPPGNSHAQDTPRTPGHAQDTPRTYPGCAQDTPRTPGHAQDTPRTRPWTPGHAQDTPRTSGHPHGHLDTPRTRPWTPEHAHRDLDTPRTRPGHAQDTLTDTWTHAGHALDTWTRSRTPGHAQDTPRTRPGHAHGHLDTPRTRPGHAHGHGGGEGQAWGGGEVGVGTCEHLDTPRHTWTHLDTAGHTWTHLDTPEHTCTHLHTHLYTPACTCAHLCTPEHTCTHTVHSCTHLRTPVCICDTCTHRYTAAQTLTHLCTPVCTCAYLCTPAHAYTYMYTPAHTCSHRYAAAQAFTHLCTPVHVHTYIHTPAHAHTPLCTCVYPCTPVHTYAYLYTPARPCAHLYRQTHGCTVIDTPAHTCTTLHTPARPCVPLCVPVCTHACLNSPAHTCTNRHTQGQVHATHTPEHATSTP, encoded by the exons ATGGGCTCGAGCAATCAGGGACCCCCGAGCCAGCCCCTTAGAGCGACCGAAATCAGGGATGACGTCAGAGTAGCGCTAGGAAACCCCGCCCCCCGCACCTGCCCCGCCCCCCCGCACCTGCCGGGCTCGGACACGCCCAGGACACGCCCAGGACACGCCCAGGACACGCCCAGGACACGCCCAGGACACGCCCAGAACGCGCCCAAATGGGCACGTCCAGGACACGCCCAGGACACGCCCCCCAAAATGGGCACGCCCAGGAGACGCCCCCCGGGAAATAGCCACGCCCAGGACACGCCCAGGACACCTGGACACGCCCAGGACACGCCCAGGACGTACCCAGGATGTGCCCAGGACACGCCCAGGACACCTGGACACGCCCAGGACACGCCCAGGACACGCCCATGGACACCTGGACACGCCCAGGACACGCCCAGGACATCTGGACACCCCCATGGACACCTGGACACACCCAGGACACGCCCATGGACAC CTGAACACGCCCACAGAGACCTGGACACGCCCAGGACACGTCCAGGACACGCCCAGGACACGCTCACGGACACCTGGACACACGCAGGACACGCCCTGGACACCTGGACACGCTCACGGACACCTGGACACGCCCAGGACACGCCCAGGACACGCCCAGGACACGCTCACGGACACCTGGACACGCCCAGGACACGCCCAGGACACGCCCATGGAcatgggggtggggaggggcaggcatggggagggggagaggtgGGGGTGGGTACCTGTGAGCACCTGGACACACCCAgacacacctggacacacctggacacagctggacacacctggacacacctggacacacctgAACACACCTGTACACATCTACATACACATCTGTACACACCTGCATGCACCTGcgcacacctgtgcacacctgaacacacctgtacacacacTGTACACAGCTGTACACACCTGCGCACACCTGTGTGCATCTGTgacacctgcacacacaggtaCACTGCTGCACAAACATtgacacacctgtgcacacctgtgtgCACTTGCGCGTACCTGTGCACACCTGCACACGCTTATACATACATgtacacacctgcacacacctgctcACACAGGTACGCTGCTGCACAGGCATtcacacacctgtgcacacctgtgcaCGTCCATACCTACATACACACACCTGCACACGCCCACACACCGCTGTGCACCTGCGTGTACCCGTGCACACCTGTACACACTTACGCGTACCTGTACACACCTGCACGCCCCTGTGCACACCTGTACAGACAAACACACGGCTGCACAGTCATtgacacacctgcacacac CTGCACTACCTtgcacacac ctgcacgCCCTTGTGTGCCCCTGTGTGTACCTGTGTGCACCCATGCTTGCCTGAActcacctgcacacacctgtacaaacaggcacacacagggacaggtaCACGCCACACACACACCTGAACACGCCACGAGCACGCCATGA
- the LOC118701204 gene encoding putative protein CRIPAK isoform X9, translating to MCPGHAQDTWTRPGHAQDIWTPPWTPGHTQDTPMDTWTRPGHAHGHLNTPTETWTRPGHVQDTPRTRSRTPGHTQDTPWTPGHAHGHLDTPRTRPGHAQDTLTDTWTRPGHAQDTPMDMGVGRGRHGEGERWGWVPVSTWTHPDTPGHTCTHLHTHLYTPACTCAHLCTPEHTCTHTVHSCTHLRTPVCICDTCTHRYTAAQTLTHLCTPVCTCAYLCTPAHAYTYMYTPAHTCSHRYAAAQAFTHLCTPVHVHTYIHTPAHAHTPLCTCVYPCTPVHTYAYLYTPARPCAHLYRQTHGCTVIDTPAHTCIHTGTHRYRAAQTLIHLHTHAHTCTHTGTHRYMGAQNIYTHVHACTHLHAPVHTCTHKHTAAQILTHLYTPAHTGTHRYRAAQTLTHLHTPVHTCTHLHTPAHTCIHRYRAAQTLTHLLTPAHTQVQSCTDIDTPAHTCTHLHTHRYRAAQTLTHLLTPEHTGTELHRH from the exons ATGTGCCCAGGACACGCCCAGGACAC CTGGACACGCCCAGGACACGCCCAGGACATCTGGACACCCCCATGGACACCTGGACACACCCAGGACACGCCCATGGACACCTGGACACGCCCAGGACACGCCCATGGACACCTGAACACGCCCACAGAGACCTGGACACGCCCAGGACACGTCCAGGACACGCCCAGGACACGCTCACGGACACCTGGACACACGCAGGACACGCCCTGGACACCTGGACACGCTCACGGACACCTGGACACGCCCAGGACACGCCCAGGACACGCCCAGGACACGCTCACGGACACCTGGACACGCCCAGGACACGCCCAGGACACGCCCATGGAcatgggggtggggaggggcaggcatggggagggggagaggtgGGGGTGGGTACCTGTGAGCACCTGGACACACCCAgacacacctggacacac CTGTACACATCTACATACACATCTGTACACACCTGCATGCACCTGcgcacacctgtgcacacctgaacacacctgtacacacacTGTACACAGCTGTACACACCTGCGCACACCTGTGTGCATCTGTgacacctgcacacacaggtaCACTGCTGCACAAACATtgacacacctgtgcacacctgtgtgCACTTGCGCGTACCTGTGCACACCTGCACACGCTTATACATACATgtacacacctgcacacacctgctcACACAGGTACGCTGCTGCACAGGCATtcacacacctgtgcacacctgtgcaCGTCCATACCTACATACACACACCTGCACACGCCCACACACCGCTGTGCACCTGCGTGTACCCGTGCACACCTGTACACACTTACGCGTACCTGTACACACCTGCACGCCCCTGTGCACACCTGTACAGACAAACACACGGCTGCACAGTCATtgacacacctgcacacacctgtatacacacaggaacacacaggtacagagctgcacagacatTGATACAcctgcacacacatgcacacacctgtacacacacAGGTACACACAGGTACATGGGTGCACAAAACATTTACACACATGTACATGCCTGTACACACCTGCATgcacctgtgcacacctgtacacacaaacacacagctgCACAGATATTgacacacctgtacacacctgcacacacaggtacacacaggtacagagctgcacagacattgacacacctgcacacacctgtacacacctgcacacac ctgcacacacctgcacacacctgtatACACAGGtacagagctgcacagacattgacacacctgctcacacctgcacacacacaggtacagagctgcacagacattgacacacctgctcacacctgcacacacctgcacacacacaggtacagagctgcacagacattgacacacctgctcacacctgagcacacaggtacagagctgcacagacattga